ATTTATCACTACTTTCTAACAAAAGAAGTTTTGCTGCAGTGAACTGCTCACATGTTCAGGGATAGTGTGAAATGTCGAATATTGGGATTTAACTTAACTTCAATGAGCAGCTTGATGTAAATATGTCCACACAACGAGGATTAGGTTTTAAATCAATACAGAGTAGGGTCTTCTTTTGAAATATGACGCGATTTATAAATAAATTACTTTGCACTTAACTGGCCTGATTTCACTACTACACACTTCCAGCATAATAAAAACAATGCAtgcaatacattttttttctaaattaaaGCGTTCAAAATGTAGGAAAAAGACGGAAGaagcaaaacagaaaaaggaaaaaaaaaaaacaatcaggTAGGCCAGAAATATGAATAACCAAAGTAAATTATGTGTTAAATTACACGATTGTCCGAACCGAATCGTTGAGTTAGTCTATAGGAAACCACATCATTGATTTTTCCCGGCTGATTTGATTCCACTTTTTCGGCTGTGCAAAGAAACGTTAGCACGTAGGATGTTAGATGCtttgtataaaagaaaaacgtagCCAGAAGCGGCTGTCGTTGAAAAGCCACAACAATGTTTAGCCGACAGGCAATTCAATATCAACTTTCTCTAACAGCATACTGTATGTAGGACTTCTTCATTGTATGCTTTCCAGATTTCTTGCCTGTCGTCTATCTCTTGGGTGTCTGTGGCTTTGTGCTCATTCTTTTCGTAACGCCCGTTAAAACCCTTTTGTGGGTAGGCAAAcgacgaaaagaaaacgaccATCAGTTGTTCCCTAGCGCTCGGTCAGACTAGACGTTTGGCAGGTTTGGTCTCGGCAACATTGATGTCCGTTCAGTTGGTGATGCTGCGTGCGTAAAcattcaacaaacaaaaaggatgAACGAGTACAACTGGACGCACTGGATCCGGACTAATTTGTGCGAACGATGTGCTGATCCGGAAAATTTGGACGATGCAGTTCAAGAAACAGATGAATTCCAGTGCTGGTTGGATTTGTCTTTTGTGGCATTAGACCTGCTAGTGGTTTTCGTTTGGCTTTTAATACTCATCTACACGCGAAATGCCATAAAAAGCGTTCGCAGAAACCGTTGTTCATCGCAAAATTATAGTTCAACAATATCCCGTTATCCGCTTCACGATTTTCACTGGCTGTTGGTCGTAACGTTATTCCTGACTCACCTTGCTGATCTCGGAGACGTTCTACTCATTTGGAAGAATAACCCGTGGCAAATCGCTAAAGTGTCCCTTGTCGTGCCCATCTGCAACGCCCTCGCTGTCGTCCTATCCTGCGTTTACTTTGACCGTATCGAGGTGCcaattttaaataacaaaataagcCTCTTCTGCAATTCTTAGCATGCACGAATGGCTTGtcgtcaaaacaaaaagaaatgattggcAGCTTCCCGTGAAAGTATAATGGCTGAAAAAAGGATTCGAAAGAAAGTCCTTGACCTGTAAAATTGTACTATAGTCTGATTGCAAGGTCCCGGTCCTCCATCAGATGGTTTTCTGAATTGGTGGCGGGCAGGAAATTATCAGTCAGTGTGAGAGCAAGATCCTTCCTTTCGAGCGTGACTTTTATGATGCAATCCTTTAAAGTTTATTTCAAGAAGGATATGTTTGGTATGTTGCTTGAAGACCTCTTCATCAGATCATAACCGGTTCAAATGATAACATCCGGTTGGTCTCCATTGGCACTctctagttttctttttccttctctaaGCCCTCAAACATATAGTGTCCGTCTAGTTTATTAGGATTTGTGTTACTCTGAGTTGATTTACATTGCTCATGTTTTTAAGAAAGAATTTTGAGAAACTCGAGTTATTCCACGCCTACAGTTTCATTGACCAACTGACGACGGGGAAGCCGGAGAAGTTGAGTCTTTTAGCATACCTGATGAGCTAGTTAGACATTTGACGCAACAGACGAGATTTTTGCCAAAGGCGAGGAACGTTTCTGGgtattttcctgtttttaaCGCTTTCATTTGTTCATATATTTAAGGTATGGCAGCGCGCTGTCTATTTGCTATGGCTATGTCCGCAGTGGCTGGCCGAGGCCGTTCTCAATTTCGTTCGTTGGCGTCATTTTCACTTCGATTACACCAGAGAAACGGACGCTGTTGGATCTGTCGCCATACAACTAGTCATAACGTGGATGAAAATTATACTAGCCGTCTTTCTCTTCGTTGTCGACGCCTCGACAGCCCTACAGGTAACTCGTCTGACTCACTGCACTGAAATTATGAGCTATATCTTACACGCATTGGCCCACCGTGTCGCAATAACTTCCGGGACACATATTATCACGAACGGCAGTTCGATTGCAGCACCTgaggaatttcttttttttttcccttcgtacGGTAAAGGTAAAACGAACGGCCCTAACGGAAATGCCGATTCCAAAGTAGGAATCTTTGTATAGAATTACGGACGTCCTCAATAGAGggttcaacaaaaaaaaaaaaaaaagaaaaataacatttttagACAACTTATAAGGATGTTGCGATCACATTACCTCGTATTATCTGTCAAATGTCACGTACCTTTAAAACCGTGAAATCTTTCTGACCCATGCAAAGGTTCAAATATATAGCTATATCGTAAAGCTGCCGAATATGGATTATTCTGTGTGCTATTTAGAGACGCAACTTTCATTCCACGAATTTAACATTCTCTGTGGCATTTTATTTGGCCAAAAGAAGGGACCATCATCGGCTGAAACGGAATCCAAAGCGAAGGATATTCACCCACCTGATAAGGATACGATATCAACAAAGTCCATGGATTCGGTGTTCGTTCAGCCGTTCCAAGCACATCAGGTGGACAAGAACCCAAAATGCTGTTACCTGCACGGCCAATCCAACCTGCTTTCCAAAGCGACCTTCTTTTGGCTAAATCCACTTTTGCTGCTTGGTTTCTGGACTCCGTTAGAACAAAAACATCTTGGCCCTCTACCAGACGACTACAAAGCCTCCCAGCTGATCCAACAGATCCGACGATTACTCGACACTAAAACTCCCAACTTATGGCGATGCTATTGGTGTTTCTCGTGGCGGGCAATCTTGCTCGGTGGATGGCTCAAATTTTTCGGCGATCTAGTCGGTTATGTTGCACCACTTGGTATTCAAGTCATGGTCAGTTACGTCAACTCCTCGTCCGCGACCAACTCCACCAATGCGAACAACACCGCCGGGACTTACTACCCATCAGTGAAGGAATTCTTATCCAACGGTTACATCATGGCCGCCATAGTCTTCCTATCCAGCTTCTTGCAGGGAACGCTGTCCCAGGCGTCTAGCCACGTCCTCTGCGTGGAGGGCATCCGACTCAAGACGGCCCTTCAATCGTATATGTACGAGAAATCTCTTCGACTGTCCTCGTTGAGTGGAGTAGCTGCCGATTCGGACAAAGTAGACGATGACGAACATCAGAAATTGGAGGACGCTTCGCTGCAGCTGGATGCTGGAACGTTAAGTCAGCTGCTGACGGAAGATTGTGATAACACCATGGTGTTCTTGTGCCTGTGCCATTATCTTTGGGCTATCCCTCTCAAACTGGCCATTCTGCTGTACTTGCTCCACCAGAAACTGGGCGTAGGCAGCGTCATTGCCGCCCTTCTCTGTCTTCTGCTAATGGTGCCTGCTCAGTTCTTACTCGGAAGGAATATATCCCATCAGAACAAATCGAGTATGAGGGAGGCTGGCAGACGATTGGCCAAAATCCACGAGTGGGTATCCAATATGAAACTCTTCCGGCTTTACGCCTGGGAACGTTCCGCCATGAGCCGCATTCGAGCCGTTAGGCGAAAGGAGCTGCAACATCTTTGGTCCTATTCAATTCAATGGGCCTGGGCCACTTTTTTGACACAGGCCTCTACCGTGGGATTAACTTTGCTAACTTTCATTCTCTATCCGTTTCTGTCCTCTTCCGGAACATCCCCCTCAGCAGCTGAAGCTCTTTCCGGATTGGCTCTGATTAATCAATTTACCGTACCACTGACCATCATTCCGGTGATCGTTCCGGAGCTGATTGCCGCCTGCAATAGTACCCTTCGACTCGGCGAGTTCTTCCGCAAATCGGACATCTCTGTCCAGCGCCACCATCACTCCAAACTGTCAGTCGAATCGGTTAGCGGACAGGAGCCATCATCTGCCACCAATGAATCGCTTTCTGTCCGCACGTTGGAAAACATTGCGGAAGACGAAGAACACCAGCAATCCAGTTCGGACAGCTGCGCAGACTCTGAAAGGTCCGCTCGATTCGATCAACAGGAAGAGTTGGCTGTCAGGGTGAGTCACGCTACATTCAGTTGGCATCCGGTTGATATGGACAACAACCGGAACGACTTTAAGCTGTGCGACATTAGTCTGGACATTGGCCAAGGCCGACTGACGGCCATCGTCGGCCATGTTGGCAGTGGTAAATCGTCGTTGATGATGGCTTTGTTGGGCGAGTTGGAGATGAAATCGGGTAGTTTGACATGGGCGTCAACGGCCAGCACCCAAGTGGGCTTTGTGGCCCAGCGACCGTGGTTAATGCACGCCTCCTTGAGAGACAACATCCTCTTCGGCAATGCCCTCTACGCTAAACGCTACAGCAAAGTGTTGGAAGCGTGCGCTCTGACGCAAGATGTGGAATTATTCCAGCAGAGAGATACCACTTTGATTGGATCTAAGGGACAGAATGTTTCTGGTGGTCAAAAGGCCCGCATTTCGTTAGCGAGAGCTATCTATTCATCGGCCTCCACATTATTACTGGACGACCCTTTCGCGGCTCTTGATCTACCCGTGGCGCAGCACGTTTTTCAGGAGGCGATCCAGCACATCCTACTCCGCCAGGGTAGGAGTGTCATTATGGCAACTCATCATATGGAATATGCTTTGCAAGCAGATCACGTCGTCGTGATGGATTCGGGCAACATTCTGGTGCAGGGTCCACCAGAAAAAGTGGCGTCTGTCTGGCCGGAATTGTTGAACCATTCCAGCCAGTCTGCCCAAGATTCATCCAGTTTATCAAAAGGAACCGCCAAAGATAGATGGAACATGCTTCGATTGGTC
This sequence is a window from Daphnia magna isolate NIES linkage group LG7, ASM2063170v1.1, whole genome shotgun sequence. Protein-coding genes within it:
- the LOC116926972 gene encoding ATP-binding cassette sub-family C member 9 isoform X2, producing MNEYNWTHWIRTNLCERCADPENLDDAVQETDEFQCWLDLSFVALDLLVVFVWLLILIYTRNAIKSVRRNRCSSQNYSSTISRYPLHDFHWLLVVTLFLTHLADLGDVLLIWKNNPWQIAKVSLVVPICNALAVVLSCVYFDRIEVWQRAVYLLWLCPQWLAEAVLNFVRWRHFHFDYTRETDAVGSVAIQLVITWMKIILAVFLFVVDASTALQGPSSAETESKAKDIHPPDKDTISTKSMDSVFVQPFQAHQVDKNPKCCYLHGQSNLLSKATFFWLNPLLLLGFWTPLEQKHLGPLPDDYKASQLIQQIRRLLDTKTPNLWRCYWCFSWRAILLGGWLKFFGDLVGYVAPLGIQVMVSYVNSSSATNSTNANNTAGTYYPSVKEFLSNGYIMAAIVFLSSFLQGTLSQASSHVLCVEGIRLKTALQSYMYEKSLRLSSLSGVAADSDKVDDDEHQKLEDASLQLDAGTLSQLLTEDCDNTMVFLCLCHYLWAIPLKLAILLYLLHQKLGVGSVIAALLCLLLMVPAQFLLGRNISHQNKSSMREAGRRLAKIHEWVSNMKLFRLYAWERSAMSRIRAVRRKELQHLWSYSIQWAWATFLTQASTVGLTLLTFILYPFLSSSGTSPSAAEALSGLALINQFTVPLTIIPVIVPELIAACNSTLRLGEFFRKSDISVQRHHHSKLSVESVSGQEPSSATNESLSVRTLENIAEDEEHQQSSSDSCADSERSARFDQQEELAVRVSHATFSWHPVDMDNNRNDFKLCDISLDIGQGRLTAIVGHVGSGKSSLMMALLGELEMKSGSLTWASTASTQVGFVAQRPWLMHASLRDNILFGNALYAKRYSKVLEACALTQDVELFQQRDTTLIGSKGQNVSGGQKARISLARAIYSSASTLLLDDPFAALDLPVAQHVFQEAIQHILLRQGRSVIMATHHMEYALQADHVVVMDSGNILVQGPPEKVASVWPELLNHSSQSAQDSSSLSKGTAKDRWNMLRLVTKTGYVFKASGSRKEEEITIHPTDSVHGQRWKRRSSRLNALSIHMSHDLPLMTDEMTIDELLPDVGMACDRLYGSRSLRTRHLSSLNGPLPEALPSVPQQPRSISFSLKGPSSVFSSFVNRRRTRSRDRFSQIHPQPIVSLHPLADSSWSANGSGRSNSGRVGCSSNSHRPSLFRLYSTPVGKRSLEVDGGQRRTSAESDRSLLTVRRTYSDQESRQQQPGVQRLLSTVSGFSEEINIDPEDSDQERGLLRDPAAIDEERQYGRIPRRLYWIYARACGIFLTLSYFCGSIGWQSARLATDYWLVVYQIETHNSSSIDMMPNGGQHPTTITEETGTSYFYLGIYVLLSIVSVMAAIMTNILGQAAGNQGRKRLHDDLLTSLSRCHTRLFDVEPTGRLLNRFSSDMSMIDKKLATTVQRLVQFVLMCLSAIVINVVISPWSLLIAVFIVIIFYMLQRFFRTSARELQRLESLSKGPVVSHLTETLSGLATVRAFGQQRRFLQTMYERMDTHSAAVLVLNSTNRWLGFALDSLGAAVVLVAMLLALFVHRSYPDHLTPGQIGLAISYTLMTPIYLQWVVRFWSELEMYFNAVERVLHYSELHPESESTTVATDSQWPRKGDIEISNLSVTYHCSLEPVLRDLSLTIGHGQKIGICGRTGSGKSTLVNAIFRLADTATGHIKLDGIDIATLEPHYLRSRLTAVPQDTLIFAGTLRDNLDPEHQIPDVELWAALEAVHLKDSFRSIGLDGEMFKGGSCSLSVGQQQLFSLARASLRPSAILVLDEPSSALDVEAEQTLHHCLEHLFENRTILLVAHRLSSLRKCDWICVMENGQLVLQGTPDQVLNELPISD
- the LOC116926972 gene encoding ATP-binding cassette sub-family C member 9 isoform X1 translates to MNEYNWTHWIRTNLCERCADPENLDDAVQETDEFQCWLDLSFVALDLLVVFVWLLILIYTRNAIKSVRRNRCSSQNYSSTISRYPLHDFHWLLVVTLFLTHLADLGDVLLIWKNNPWQIAKVSLVVPICNALAVVLSCVYFDRIEVWQRAVYLLWLCPQWLAEAVLNFVRWRHFHFDYTRETDAVGSVAIQLVITWMKIILAVFLFVVDASTALQKGPSSAETESKAKDIHPPDKDTISTKSMDSVFVQPFQAHQVDKNPKCCYLHGQSNLLSKATFFWLNPLLLLGFWTPLEQKHLGPLPDDYKASQLIQQIRRLLDTKTPNLWRCYWCFSWRAILLGGWLKFFGDLVGYVAPLGIQVMVSYVNSSSATNSTNANNTAGTYYPSVKEFLSNGYIMAAIVFLSSFLQGTLSQASSHVLCVEGIRLKTALQSYMYEKSLRLSSLSGVAADSDKVDDDEHQKLEDASLQLDAGTLSQLLTEDCDNTMVFLCLCHYLWAIPLKLAILLYLLHQKLGVGSVIAALLCLLLMVPAQFLLGRNISHQNKSSMREAGRRLAKIHEWVSNMKLFRLYAWERSAMSRIRAVRRKELQHLWSYSIQWAWATFLTQASTVGLTLLTFILYPFLSSSGTSPSAAEALSGLALINQFTVPLTIIPVIVPELIAACNSTLRLGEFFRKSDISVQRHHHSKLSVESVSGQEPSSATNESLSVRTLENIAEDEEHQQSSSDSCADSERSARFDQQEELAVRVSHATFSWHPVDMDNNRNDFKLCDISLDIGQGRLTAIVGHVGSGKSSLMMALLGELEMKSGSLTWASTASTQVGFVAQRPWLMHASLRDNILFGNALYAKRYSKVLEACALTQDVELFQQRDTTLIGSKGQNVSGGQKARISLARAIYSSASTLLLDDPFAALDLPVAQHVFQEAIQHILLRQGRSVIMATHHMEYALQADHVVVMDSGNILVQGPPEKVASVWPELLNHSSQSAQDSSSLSKGTAKDRWNMLRLVTKTGYVFKASGSRKEEEITIHPTDSVHGQRWKRRSSRLNALSIHMSHDLPLMTDEMTIDELLPDVGMACDRLYGSRSLRTRHLSSLNGPLPEALPSVPQQPRSISFSLKGPSSVFSSFVNRRRTRSRDRFSQIHPQPIVSLHPLADSSWSANGSGRSNSGRVGCSSNSHRPSLFRLYSTPVGKRSLEVDGGQRRTSAESDRSLLTVRRTYSDQESRQQQPGVQRLLSTVSGFSEEINIDPEDSDQERGLLRDPAAIDEERQYGRIPRRLYWIYARACGIFLTLSYFCGSIGWQSARLATDYWLVVYQIETHNSSSIDMMPNGGQHPTTITEETGTSYFYLGIYVLLSIVSVMAAIMTNILGQAAGNQGRKRLHDDLLTSLSRCHTRLFDVEPTGRLLNRFSSDMSMIDKKLATTVQRLVQFVLMCLSAIVINVVISPWSLLIAVFIVIIFYMLQRFFRTSARELQRLESLSKGPVVSHLTETLSGLATVRAFGQQRRFLQTMYERMDTHSAAVLVLNSTNRWLGFALDSLGAAVVLVAMLLALFVHRSYPDHLTPGQIGLAISYTLMTPIYLQWVVRFWSELEMYFNAVERVLHYSELHPESESTTVATDSQWPRKGDIEISNLSVTYHCSLEPVLRDLSLTIGHGQKIGICGRTGSGKSTLVNAIFRLADTATGHIKLDGIDIATLEPHYLRSRLTAVPQDTLIFAGTLRDNLDPEHQIPDVELWAALEAVHLKDSFRSIGLDGEMFKGGSCSLSVGQQQLFSLARASLRPSAILVLDEPSSALDVEAEQTLHHCLEHLFENRTILLVAHRLSSLRKCDWICVMENGQLVLQGTPDQVLNELPISD